From Glycine max cultivar Williams 82 chromosome 11, Glycine_max_v4.0, whole genome shotgun sequence, the proteins below share one genomic window:
- the CIB1 gene encoding basic helix-loop-helix transcription activator CIB1 gives MLHCLNTSGNLGATCSDMTVLERQREATIKWQQHLQNNQPPYLTDFNVNVNAVFSSSSSSSQSQGLVMNICADSALGEVLTHSVKPDPGVWPEFDAGFGSSSGFLPTISPTCSRGGDLVSPKENMASAKENTKKRKPQNSKVVAASDNKQDKRVKASGEEGESKVTEQTSNKNGKSNANKNNNRETTSAETSKDNSKGSEVQNQKPEYIHVRARRGQATDSHSLAERVRREKISERMKYLQDLVPGCNKVAGKAGMLDEIINYVQSLQRQVEFLSMKLAAVNPRLDFNLDELFTKEVFPSCAQSFPNIGMPLDMSMSNNPSYLPFNSAQQLVSCCGGLINNMGISPPNMGLRRNISTSPVPLPETFLDSSCFTQILPSSNWEGGDFQSLYNVAFDQGRTASFPSQPFTGLVEASNLKMEM, from the exons ATGTTGCATTGTCTCAACACTTCGGGGAATCTAGGAGCCACCTGTTCGGACATGACAGTGTTGGAAAGACAACGGGAAGCAACCATCAAGTGGCAGCAACACCTCCAGAACAACCAACCACCCTACTTAACGGACTTTAACGTTAACGTTAACGCcgtcttctcttcttcttcttcttcttctcagagTCAGGGCCTGGTCATGAATATTTGCGCTGATTCCGCGCTCGGCGAGGTCCTAACTCACTCCGTCAAACCCGACCCGGGTGTCTGGCCCGAATTCGACGCCGGATTCGGATCCTCTTCCGGTTTTCTACCCACCATTTCGCCAACTTGTAGCAGAGGCGGAGACTTGGTTTCACCCAAGGAAAACATGGCCAGTGCGAAAGAAAACACTAAGAAGAGAAAACCTCAGAACTCCAAG gtTGTTGCGGCGAGTGATAATAAACAGGACAAGAGAGTCAAAGCAAGTGGTGAAGAAGGAGAATCCAAAGTAACAGAGCAAACCAGCAACAAGAATGGCAAATCCAACgcaaataaaaacaacaacagAGAAACAACCTCTGCGGAGACTTCCAAGGATAATTCGAAAGGCTCCGAGGTTCAAAATCAGAAGCCAGAGTACATTCATGTCCGAGCGCGTCGTGGACAAGCCACGGATAGTCATAGCTTAGCTGAAAGA GTTAGGAGGGAGAAGATTAGTGAGAGAATGAAGTATTTGCAAGATTTAGTACCGGGTTGCAACAAAGTTGCAGGGAAAGCTGGAATGCTTGATGAAATTATTAACTATGTTCAGTCTCTTCAACGCCAAGTTGAG TTCTTGTCAATGAAATTAGCGGCTGTAAACCCAAGGCTTGACTTCAACCTTGACGAACTATTTACCAAAGAG GTGTTTCCTTCTTGTGCTCAAAGTTTTCCAAACATTGGGATGCCATTAGATATGAGTATGAGTAACAACCCTTCGTATCTACCATTTAATTCAGCGCAGCAACTTGTATCGTGCTGTGGTGGACTAATAAACAACATGGGGATAAGCCCTCCAAACATGGGACTCCGAAGGAACATTAGTACTAGCCCTGTACCTTTGCCCGAAACGTTTCTTGACTCGTCCTGTTTCACT CAAATTCTACCCTCCTCAAATTGGGAAGGTGGTGATTTCCAAAGCCTTTACAACGTTGCTTTTGATCAAGGGCGAACAGCATCTTTTCCTTCTCAGCCATTTACAG GTCTAGTTGAAGCTAGCAATCTAAAGATGGAGATGTAA
- the CIB1 gene encoding basic helix-loop-helix transcription activator CIB1 isoform X1, with protein MLHCLNTSGNLGATCSDMTVLERQREATIKWQQHLQNNQPPYLTDFNVNVNAVFSSSSSSSQSQGLVMNICADSALGEVLTHSVKPDPGVWPEFDAGFGSSSGFLPTISPTCSRGGDLVSPKENMASAKENTKKRKPQNSKVVVAASDNKQDKRVKASGEEGESKVTEQTSNKNGKSNANKNNNRETTSAETSKDNSKGSEVQNQKPEYIHVRARRGQATDSHSLAERVRREKISERMKYLQDLVPGCNKVAGKAGMLDEIINYVQSLQRQVEFLSMKLAAVNPRLDFNLDELFTKEVFPSCAQSFPNIGMPLDMSMSNNPSYLPFNSAQQLVSCCGGLINNMGISPPNMGLRRNISTSPVPLPETFLDSSCFTQILPSSNWEGGDFQSLYNVAFDQGRTASFPSQPFTGLVEASNLKMEM; from the exons ATGTTGCATTGTCTCAACACTTCGGGGAATCTAGGAGCCACCTGTTCGGACATGACAGTGTTGGAAAGACAACGGGAAGCAACCATCAAGTGGCAGCAACACCTCCAGAACAACCAACCACCCTACTTAACGGACTTTAACGTTAACGTTAACGCcgtcttctcttcttcttcttcttcttctcagagTCAGGGCCTGGTCATGAATATTTGCGCTGATTCCGCGCTCGGCGAGGTCCTAACTCACTCCGTCAAACCCGACCCGGGTGTCTGGCCCGAATTCGACGCCGGATTCGGATCCTCTTCCGGTTTTCTACCCACCATTTCGCCAACTTGTAGCAGAGGCGGAGACTTGGTTTCACCCAAGGAAAACATGGCCAGTGCGAAAGAAAACACTAAGAAGAGAAAACCTCAGAACTCCAAGGTa gtTGTTGCGGCGAGTGATAATAAACAGGACAAGAGAGTCAAAGCAAGTGGTGAAGAAGGAGAATCCAAAGTAACAGAGCAAACCAGCAACAAGAATGGCAAATCCAACgcaaataaaaacaacaacagAGAAACAACCTCTGCGGAGACTTCCAAGGATAATTCGAAAGGCTCCGAGGTTCAAAATCAGAAGCCAGAGTACATTCATGTCCGAGCGCGTCGTGGACAAGCCACGGATAGTCATAGCTTAGCTGAAAGA GTTAGGAGGGAGAAGATTAGTGAGAGAATGAAGTATTTGCAAGATTTAGTACCGGGTTGCAACAAAGTTGCAGGGAAAGCTGGAATGCTTGATGAAATTATTAACTATGTTCAGTCTCTTCAACGCCAAGTTGAG TTCTTGTCAATGAAATTAGCGGCTGTAAACCCAAGGCTTGACTTCAACCTTGACGAACTATTTACCAAAGAG GTGTTTCCTTCTTGTGCTCAAAGTTTTCCAAACATTGGGATGCCATTAGATATGAGTATGAGTAACAACCCTTCGTATCTACCATTTAATTCAGCGCAGCAACTTGTATCGTGCTGTGGTGGACTAATAAACAACATGGGGATAAGCCCTCCAAACATGGGACTCCGAAGGAACATTAGTACTAGCCCTGTACCTTTGCCCGAAACGTTTCTTGACTCGTCCTGTTTCACT CAAATTCTACCCTCCTCAAATTGGGAAGGTGGTGATTTCCAAAGCCTTTACAACGTTGCTTTTGATCAAGGGCGAACAGCATCTTTTCCTTCTCAGCCATTTACAG GTCTAGTTGAAGCTAGCAATCTAAAGATGGAGATGTAA